The stretch of DNA GTCCGAAATAACAACCGAGTAGTTCACAATGGTGAGACTGGAGATGTGGCCAACACCCAGAAAGGGAGGAAACCTCCCGGTGATTGTAAATACATGAGTGCAGAGACCCCGATTCACAAAGATAAAAGCTTCAGCTGGAGTTCCAGAGGGGCCGTGCCTCATTAGAATCCCTCTGCAGGTGAGCTTACCTGCAGCCTTTAGGTCCATCTCCGCCATGTCTTTGGCAAGTTCGCTGGTGCCGGCAGGCCCTTGTCCTCCTTCCCTGGTGATGTCGGGCACGGCGTTCCTGCGACCTGTGCGATCACAGTTGATGAAGTCTGAGTACGACGCCTCTAcgtccatcatctgtccatgACCTGCGCTCTCATTACACCTGCCAGaggacggaggaagaggagtcagaGCCCTGAGACGGGGGGGTCGTGCCCGGTGACCTCACAGTCATC from Takifugu rubripes unplaced genomic scaffold, fTakRub1.2, whole genome shotgun sequence encodes:
- the LOC115248696 gene encoding cAMP-dependent protein kinase inhibitor gamma-like — its product is MMDVEASYSDFINCDRTGRRNAVPDITREGGQGPAGTSELAKDMAEMDLKAAEGNAGAAPAPEAEGSSSHDAQGSGDPS